The following are from one region of the Onthophagus taurus isolate NC unplaced genomic scaffold, IU_Otau_3.0 ScKx7SY_15, whole genome shotgun sequence genome:
- the LOC111415934 gene encoding probable ATP-dependent RNA helicase ddx20 produces MVSVDGKEVRRFIDLGSEVVTMRKRNAHNLNLGYIPYAIQLKGFGGMKSCTIGKRQITLKIDDIVVDVEMIIGNSAFKDPNILLIKQGDTLRIQCTLQTIANENNVQENEINKENENVKVDKGDEDDKEKNEDDYRRSEGEEDEEESKMEDEEENNVEDEDNMNGNLTREELNEVLLQNDDIFARNFNEIGQTKSTEMVIELIDNEPITCRPYRTPYAKS; encoded by the coding sequence ATGGTTAGCGTCGATGGAAAAGAAGTAAGAAGATTCATAGATCTAGGCAGTGAAGTAGTAACAATGAGAAAACGCAACGcacacaatttaaatttagggTACATTCCTTACGCAATTCAATTGAAAGGATTTGGAGGAATGAAGAGCTGCACAATTGGTAAAcgtcaaataactttaaaaatcgacgatatTGTAGTTGATGTAGAAATGATTATCGGCAATTCTGCCTTTAAGGATCCAAACAtcctattaattaagcaaggTGACACTTTAAGGATTCAATGTACTTTGCAAACCATTGCTAACGAGAACAATGTCcaagaaaacgaaataaacaaagagaatgaaaatgtaaaagtGGACAAAGGCGATGAAGACGATAAGGAAAAGAATGAAGATGACTACAGAAGAAGTGAGGGTGAAGAGGATGAAGAAGAGAGTAAGATGGAAGATGAAGAAGAGAACAATGTGGAAGATGAAGATAACATGAACGGGAACCTAACTAGAGAAGAATTGAATGaagttttgcttcaaaatgacGATATATTTGCCAGAAATTTTAACGAAATCGGGCAAACTAAATCGACGGAAATGGTTATTGAATTAATCGACAACGAACCAATAACATGCCGACCATATCGTACACCTTACGCGAAATCGTAA